One Argentina anserina chromosome 6, drPotAnse1.1, whole genome shotgun sequence genomic window, GACGACGACAAGTGTTTGTGGCTCTCTCCTTCACTTATCAATCAAAACAAGAGGTTTGCAAACCAAGCACAAATTCTTTTCCAGGCCACACAAATTTATGAACAAGAATCCAATTCATTCGTTTTCTTTATTTCCTCTCCTCTAttttcatctttctttttttttccttttaaaaGTTTTAAATTACTTCCCGTCCTTGTTTTGTTATcacaaaccaaacaaaaaaaattcagaaaaagaaacaaacatcaGTACCGTTGATCCGGCCGGGTCTATAAATCCCAGCTAAGAAGTTTAGGGTTGGCGTTAAAGACTTCAAGCTTAGACCTTTTTACCCCACGCCGTTTATTCCGAAACCATGTTTGGTAATAATAAGTAAACAACAACATTATTTTCGTTGTTGTTGGGTTCATATCTTTGTTTCTGCTGcggaagaagaacaagaaacaAAACCCCTGTTTTGTGTTTCACATCAAGGTTTATAGAGCAAGTCCTCTATACCAATCTGGCTAAGAAAAGGTCAGATCTTTGTCTCTGTTATTTGGTTTCTATGCGGTTttggtttctgggttttgatgTTCGGCTCTAAATTCATGTTCTTGGTTGTTTGTGCTTGACTTCTGTGTTGTTTTCTGTAATGTGTTGTAATTGGTTGTCACACATTCCAATGTTGATTTGCTGTTTCTGGGTCTGACCAATCTAAAACAATGAATGCTTGCTCAAGCTGGATTATTCTATATATGGATCtcaatgaaattgaaaacttACATGAAAcctatataattttttagttACTGCTTTATGATTGATATTTTGCACCAAAAGCtgtaatttgattaatttgCTATTGTCTCTTTGTGGAACAATTTGGCTTTCTCCCTTTAATGGGAGTTGCTGTTGTTGTGCCAAGAAAAATAGTATTTAGCAGCACTTTATGCTTTTACTGTGTATGAGATGCTTGTGTGAGGTAAtgaattcatatgccatattGATGTTTCTGGATTCTGATGCTGGGTGTCACATATACCTTGTGTTTtgcttttttatttcttaattcAATCAGGCCAGCATATCAAACGCATGTTCAATTGGGGTTCCCCTAATTGACAGAGATTTTCTTCCAGTCTGGCAGCTGCAAAAAATTTGAGTTCTTCTCGCACCTCTAGGAGGGTGTGGGGCGATAATGAGAGAGTGGCCTTGCTTTGTGTTTTAAGGAGATCAAGATCATCACACATATGGAGACTGTGCCGTGTTTCAGTGGGATTGTCGCTTGATTATGGCTAAGGTCAGCCGTGGTTAAACCCTCGGAAGCTTGGTGCTATTTTTTCGGAGTATATAGCAAGATTATATTGTTGGTACCAGCTTCCAGACAATTATGAGCACAGTAGTTTTCTGTTGATAGATTTCCAGTGTTATTAAAGGTAGTTGGCGTGTTGATGCAGTTCTCATATAGCTCCTAATGGTTAGGTTTTCGTGTTTCCAAGTTCACACCCCATCCCCAAAGCCAAAGGTTAGTGGAATAATTTTCATTCAAGTCCATGAAACTTCTGATTTATCATGAATATACTACGAGTTTCATTAATAATTGCTTATATTGACTCTGGAGTCTTCTTTTAAAACAGAAAATTTCCCAATCTTCTGTCGAAGCAATGCATAAGTCGCTACAAGATTCTTGTAAAATTCAAGCTTTTAACTTGAAGCAGTCGTCTGGAGAAACAAGCTTGAAACCAGCACAGGCAGAAGGAATGTCTCAAACCAGTAGAAATTTAAAGCATCTATTGTCTCTTCAACCTGTTCGAAAATCAGATGACAATGAAAACAATCGCATTGATGAAAGTAACATTGATGTCTCTCAGACAGCACGTATTATAAAGAGTCGGTCTCTGGGAAGTGCATTAAACCTGGAGGGCAGGGTTTCTGTTAACAATGATGCTGAGGATGACACAGATCAAGGATCTTCTGATGGTTCTGATGAGCACAATAGGTCTGGAGTACCAAATGGTAGCAGAGGAGTAAGCCCGCCTGAACAGTGTCAGAGCTCTGAAGTTGTCAATGATGGATCAATTTTCTCAATTGGAGAACCATTGCATTCAGAGAAGGAAGGCCAAGAAAATTCCGACACACAATTACGTTCAGAGAAAGAAGGCCAAGAAAATTCAGATACTGCATTGTCTGGTGAGTGCAACGTTGACTCTGGTGTCCAGACGCCTCGTGCTCAACGAGGGCTTGTCAAATCATGTTCTTTACCAAACATCAGTAATTCTACTCCAACTGCTGACGGCCATTCTCCTTTGAATCATTTAGCAATTCACTCATCAAGATCTTCCCAGGACCTACATGTCTTAGGTGTGAGGCGAAAAGAGCTTTCAGTTCATGAGCTAGGGATGCAGGTAATGCAAGAACAAAGAAGGGATGATATCACAGCTAGACCTGAGAACCATAGTGTTGAAAACTCCATTGATGATGGTTATGATTCCTGCAACTACTCTGGTTTAGCAAAGGACTGGATAATGCCAGAATCAGATGAGACAAACAGAGGGAAAATCCTCCAAGGGGAATCCTCAGTACACCGTTTGGATGAATTGCCTAGCAGGGATTTCAGGATTAAGCGTATTGAGGAGTGGGTGAGTGGTCTTCAGCACAGTAGTCCATTGGAAGAAATAACTGAGTCACTCCAATCTAATGACCTGGTGATGAGAGATTCCAGTGACTTAAATAGTTTGAGTGCTGCTAAGACGGATGTTAAGGTCACCCCTGGTATGGAAGCTGCTAAAAGATATATATCTGCTTTGAGTGCAGTTTCCACCACAGCTCAGTTGGCAAATCATGGATTGGCAGTGATCCCGTTTCTGAGTGCATTCGTGAATCTGAGGGTGGTCAATCTGTCAGGAAATGCCATAGGTTCGCATCTCTTACAGTAGTTTCATCTGTATCGTTTAGatacttttctttttcctctgTTTGTACTTTGTGTTTCTTATTTCTTCACAGTTTACCAGTTCAGAATTCTAATTAGCATTCCATTTCTGCATAACTGCAGTGAGGATAACTGCTGGTGCGCTTCCTCGAGGACTTCATATGTTGAATCTGTCAAAAAACAATATTGCCAATATTGAAGGACTGCGCGAACTCACTAGACTTCGAGTGCTGGACCTGAGCTACAACAGGATTTTGCGAATTGGGCATGGTAGATATAGATTTTGAGCATcttttgattttattatttCTCTTTGAAAGTTCTGCTCATTAATGCTGTATATTTTTGAAGGCCTGGCCTCTTGTTCCTCGCTAAAGGAGTTGTACTTGGCCGGAAACAAAATCAGTGAGGTGGAGGGTCTTCATCGCCTCCTGAAGCTGGCTGTTCTGGACTTGcgatttaacaaaatttcgacAGCGAAATGCCTTGGCCAACTTGCAGCTAATTACAACTCCTTGCAAGCCATCAGCTTGGAAGGAAACCCCGCCCAGAAAAATGTGGGAGACGACCACTTGAAGAAATATTTGCAAGGACTTCTTCCTCACATGGCTTACTACAATCGTCAACCAATCAAGTCGAGCACTCTTAAGGACTCAGCAGATAGGTCAGTACGGTTAGGCAGTACCCATCAGTTTGATCGTGGCCTCAGACCTGATCACAAAGTGACCAGAAAGAGCACCCACGGCGCATCTGCTCACAGGgcatcatcttcatcaacgCATGGTCATGCAAATCAATCTGTACTGTCACTAAAGAAGACCAGGGGCAGGCATGGACACCTCCCTCCAAGTGGAACCAAGCCGTCAACAAGCCATACTCGACACCACTATTTTGATATTGGCAACAAGcttatgaacctaaaacaggACCTCTCGATGCGCAGGAGTCGGAGTGTGGGAACTATGGCAGCAATGTGAGACTAGTTTGATGCACATTTCATATTTTAGATTTCTACTTTTGCATTCTGTATCGCTTGTGgtattttatatttcttttgcTTTCTGAACACCTATTGGTTCACATTGTTGAATTTGCTTTTGCAAATAATATGTTTCTTTTGTGGGCATCTTCCTGCGGAAACAGTGACAGTATATGTCTACAATTTGATCAAAATTTGTTTTCTCTATATCCGTATTTCTTTTCTGTTTTATATGGGAAGTACTAGTTAGTAGTTATCACTCAAAACTTAAAACAGAAAGTGGATGAgaaaatttccaaaaaaaaaaaaaagtggatGTTACACCACTTTCTTCAACTACACGAGCAATGCTTGtattccaaatttccaatacTAGTGAAGAGTTCTGGTTACAACAGATGAAATTTCAGGGGTGATAAAATCCTACACACTGAGAAGTAATCAACACCATCCACATTTACAAGGCACAAAATTCACATACAACCTCACACATCTTGAAGTTTCCTTTGCAAAGCTTTGAGCTTGTACTCTATCCTGTTCAGGCTGCCCTTCAGTTCATTTCTGCACCATCAAACCAGAAATCGCATTAATCCTTCGCAGCGCATATCATCAAAACAAACGGGATATCATCGAGAAACAACAAATAGAACCAAGAGACTTTGAGAGCCAAATAGTTGCattatgaaactttgtagTGATTTCTTGACGGTCTACAAAAATAGTGATGACTACAAATAGTGATGATTAAATGCAAACAATGGATCAATCCTCTAATGCTTTCTAGGCCTAGAGACTAATCCGCGTCGAGAATTTGATCAAATTTGATATCAATTTGGTATCAAAGTTTTCACATTTCAAATCATTGCATATAAATCATGGAGAAACAACCAGACCTCGAGCCTCGTCATCGTCAATGTACTCATGTTCCTCCTCCGGCACCGGAAGCAGCACATCCTCCGCCGCTTCATAACCGCCGCCAAACTTTCTGTCCACGTCATCGGGGCACCTGACCACAACGACGGGACAAACACAGTGCTGCACGCAGTAGTCTGATACGCTGCCGAGCCTGGCCATCTTGAGGCTCCTCTTGGAGGCGGCGACGGCGCCGAAGCCTCGGCTGCCCATAATGACGGCGCTGAGCCCTAACCTCTCCACCTCCAAGCACAGCCTCTCCTTCATGTCCCGATCCTTCACTATGTGGATTTTGAACTCGATTCCGGCCTCCAGGAGCGGCTGCGCCAGCTCCGTCGCCTTCGCCGTCGTTAGAGCGTCGAAGTCGTCCTCCGACTTCTTGTCGCCGGCGACGGGGAGGGTGTAGTCGACGGGGACCCAGCCCCAGTCGGCGCCGTAGAGGACGCTGGTGGGGCGCACGTGGAGAAGGACGACGGCGTCGCCGGGACGGAGGTAGTTCTCGGCGGCCCAGCGGATGGCGTAGGCGCTCTCGTCGCTTAAATCGACGGCGATCGCGACCTTGCGCTGTGGACTTGGGGAGAGCGAGGGGTGGTTGAGTACGGCGGATGAAGCCATCGCGTTGAAATGACGGATCTGTCCTTGGCGGGATTGGGAGTAAACTCAGTAGAGGGGGACGAACTGTTTCTGGTCAGCTGGGATTAAATAGACGAAGGGGTTTATAGCTAGGGTCGGGATAATGACGTGTCAACGGAATATGATGGGTGTCACGTCATTGTTTTctattatttaataaaaaatattttcttttgattatAGGAATTCTTTTCTCTTATTATTACACTGCCGAACACAAATATATGGGTTAAAATTTTAGTTATGAAAAGTTTAACTATTTATTGACATTAATTGTTTTCAACTCATATggttaaaaattatattttaatatgtaattatgttattatatatttaagtattgtaatttttatattagattcttatttaagtatatgtatataaatatagtgtgtatataaatatataaacataCAGATTATTTTCTTTAACATATTTGAGTAGAGACCAATCCTAATTTTAAttctcaaaattaaaattaattgtattaactaataaaaaattaattgtattattcaaaaaagttaaaattaattgtactaattaacaaaaaatgaaattaatttaattaatcaacaacaaaaaataaaattaattattttaatcatcaaaattacagttaattgtattaattatcaaatttttaattatattaataaaaaataattaaaattaaatgtaGTTGATAATGAAAATTCGATGTAGGGACCTATTGAATaaacaaatgaaataaaaaaccAGATCAAAAGACATTGTTTAGCTCTTAACAATATCATTATAGTCTTTTAGCCTTAATTAGATGGGTTGGAAATGACCTAATGGCCATAGAGAAAAACTCCACCACCCGCGACATCATAGTAGTAACTagtgagagaaagagaaaccaTCAACTCCTCGGATCGAACTTTGTCTAAATATATTTCTCGTTCTGTCTAAATCTCACATACGCGACAAATATATTTCTCATTAGAAGGAAGAATGCAGAAGTCAGTAGCCCAAAACGTTTTAAAGATAGCATAAAATGTCAAGAACTTAGATAACCCCACTTAGCTAATAAGCTcgagcatgcatgcatattcCTACCTTCAACTACATGACAGCATTACTGACTGCACAATACAATACTAACTTTCTGGCGAGCTATCACATTGATCATTATTACTTGTGGGAAGAGATATTGAGAAAATGAGAATGGTACAAGTGTACAACAAGttagagagagacagagagttTGAGTGATACCTTTGTCTGTGACTCCATCTTTGTTGTGATTCATGCTCCGGGATCAAGACATGAAGGGTTCTCTTTGGAGCTTGATGCTACGAGTCTCGCCTTGTATGCTCTGTAATGTTGCTATCGATCAGTTGTCATTTGCAACTAAGCTGGGCTGTAGCTGTAAAGGTCCTCATGTCCATGTCTAGGGAAACCGTAATCAACTCTTGTGTTGGATGACAGAGACGGGTACCTAATGTCGATCACCTCCTCTGTAATATGTTGGTGACTTGATACTATGTTAGTTTAGGCACTGATGTCGATTCATCGGAGCACAGAGAAGTGAGGGAGTAATGGAACTAGTGTTAAGTGAGGACCTTTCGATCTATGTGCAAGTATCTTCTTCGTCCACATAAGTTCCACTGTTTTGAGCTCATAAGGTATGGCTATGGAGCTGTTTGTGCATTAGAGGAGGTGAATTAAGGGGTATTTTAACTATACACCTAATTTTTTAAAagttcttttaaaataaatccacctaattttttcttcattatatGCTGAATTATTGTCATTCTCTTAAATCTAAATTACAAGATATAATCAAacttctataaattaataaactcGAGATTaagaaattttattattttagcgagatattaatatatcaataaattattaatttattaatttatcaaagtataataaatttttttattttgtcaaagaaaaaagattttgtttttttaaaatattatattttctttcactttaTGCACAATACTGTTGAATTTATCACGGATACtgttgttcaaaatattatgttgtctgatgtattgtattattttatttaatgatAATTGAATGACTTGAATCAACAAAATTCTTCAATGACATCCTCATGAAGgtatataaattatgtcattattaatttatatattcgatgtggtctatatgaattctcaaatttctattatcttacaaatttagcaaaatattaatttagcacATTACCTCCGAGTCGGACcaacaaaaaatattatttaagcgaagttattaattaatcgtgTAACGactctaaaatttcgagcttaaaaactcaaaattctaaagtcgttaaacacaaaataatctcaaataaatcgaaatcattaaagtgtaacagcggatcaattccgagttctcaatacaactcagacaaccaattattacaacccaaattataatccatacataaaatggaaatgtaataatcctcacaaatcactcacaaatctcacaaatgaaattacacaacttctcacacacaaatccacgctaaaacctcaccacaagtaggatacgaacgacttcgagcgtctgtagtcgtcactcaacctccactaatcagcacctgaggaattatcccctacaccatcgaattggtgcaccgggattgtaaacacaaacccggtaagcttatagctcgtatgagtaaaatcaaaatataattcgcatatcaaaatatacgaaagatcacaaacaacaaatataaatgccctcatgagtcattggtcagcccatctggttgacccaaagaaatatgaaatgaaacactcatgagaaaattaagtaaccttttctggttacccaatgcatttataatacgggtaccaagaacgctggtacacatctgttacccctctcgtaatacaccattgatattggatagccacccgctacccaacatccaaaataactgagtacccatgagcagataaccacccgttacctcacatgcagtactaaggcagacaaactagagctctaactgtatcgtaactttcgcccggccaaaggctaggtttcgacttgccaaacacgtacaataatctcacatcatattgtaccaaaaatcaggtccgaagacatttcacattttaacaatctcaatgttaaaaatcacgtacaataatctcacatcatattgtacaattcaatcacatgctcaatataatcacaataaaatcataacagtatattatatagcaactatatatattcgtacttatttaccatttatacaatatatatatagtccactatatcttatacatgtcatatttcacaacacaAGCTCAATACTCAATcttccgtcatcaaaatgaccatttctaatgaattaataacagtatataatctaatgaactatatatacatgcacttattaccattatacaatatatatacattccactaaattgtatacatgttgtaattcattattaaatactcttgcaaaaatcttgaatcaccacgagggtagattcgtaaatatgtgagattttactcaccttatcgactcgagcgtaattccacaattcccgatgataactcatttccttgatttaacgatcaccttgaaaagataagaaaagaatttagaatcgtttcgtaaacctttaaatgccgaaacagtaataatcggttactgttcagcaattttcggttttacgaagttactgttcactgttactattcacggttactgtacaaacatacgattaatacgtatttctgtacgtataaatattatatacgtatttctgtacgtataaatattatatacgtaattctgtacgtataaatattaatatgtatttatgtacgtataaatattatatacgtatttctgtacgtataaatattatatacgtatttctgtatgtataaatattaatacgtatttatgtacgtataaatgttaatatgtatttttgtacgtatacgtactatttaaatgtaaatacaatctcagtaaataaaatttactaattatcttttacaaattactttttacatttactgaaagtaatttatatttacatttaccgaaggtaaaatttaattacatttatcgtagtaaataaaaattacatttacatttacatttaccgtacacagtaaattaccaaaatacccttctgtcaaaactgttcacaccgcctcacacggcggcgcgtgtggcacacgcgccacctccggccggccgcgcgtggggcccacgcgccgacgccaacgaaggcgcgtgtgatgccaccgccgccccatttctctccttttcttcttcctcctcctccccgcggcctcacgccgcctcatACTCCCTCCTACcaacctcacgcgccgcctaaagcggcggtaacctccccttccatctctccctccgatctccaccaacaaCCTCCCAAATCACCCAAAAACATCAcacaacaaacacacaatcC contains:
- the LOC126800710 gene encoding universal stress protein PHOS32-like, yielding MASSAVLNHPSLSPSPQRKVAIAVDLSDESAYAIRWAAENYLRPGDAVVLLHVRPTSVLYGADWGWVPVDYTLPVAGDKKSEDDFDALTTAKATELAQPLLEAGIEFKIHIVKDRDMKERLCLEVERLGLSAVIMGSRGFGAVAASKRSLKMARLGSVSDYCVQHCVCPVVVVRCPDDVDRKFGGGYEAAEDVLLPVPEEEHEYIDDDEAREMN
- the LOC126800693 gene encoding uncharacterized protein LOC126800693 → MVRFSCFQVHTPSPKPKKISQSSVEAMHKSLQDSCKIQAFNLKQSSGETSLKPAQAEGMSQTSRNLKHLLSLQPVRKSDDNENNRIDESNIDVSQTARIIKSRSLGSALNLEGRVSVNNDAEDDTDQGSSDGSDEHNRSGVPNGSRGVSPPEQCQSSEVVNDGSIFSIGEPLHSEKEGQENSDTQLRSEKEGQENSDTALSGECNVDSGVQTPRAQRGLVKSCSLPNISNSTPTADGHSPLNHLAIHSSRSSQDLHVLGVRRKELSVHELGMQVMQEQRRDDITARPENHSVENSIDDGYDSCNYSGLAKDWIMPESDETNRGKILQGESSVHRLDELPSRDFRIKRIEEWVSGLQHSSPLEEITESLQSNDLVMRDSSDLNSLSAAKTDVKVTPGMEAAKRYISALSAVSTTAQLANHGLAVIPFLSAFVNLRVVNLSGNAIVRITAGALPRGLHMLNLSKNNIANIEGLRELTRLRVLDLSYNRILRIGHGLASCSSLKELYLAGNKISEVEGLHRLLKLAVLDLRFNKISTAKCLGQLAANYNSLQAISLEGNPAQKNVGDDHLKKYLQGLLPHMAYYNRQPIKSSTLKDSADRSVRLGSTHQFDRGLRPDHKVTRKSTHGASAHRASSSSTHGHANQSVLSLKKTRGRHGHLPPSGTKPSTSHTRHHYFDIGNKLMNLKQDLSMRRSRSVGTMAAM